From the genome of Metarhizium brunneum chromosome 4, complete sequence, one region includes:
- the nrf1 gene encoding Vacuolar transporter chaperone 1, whose amino-acid sequence MSSQPLLQTSQGKRIALPTRVEPKVFFANERTFLSWLNFTVILGALAIGMLNFGDRVAFISAFLFTGVAMLTMLYALVTYHWRAKSIRMRGQAGFDDRFGPTFLAIILLLAVVVNFVLRITDHSNKQKHN is encoded by the exons ATGTCTTCCCAACCCCTTCTCCAGACCTCCCAAG GCAAGCGCATCGCCCTGCCCACCCGAGTCGAACCGAAAGTCTTCTTCGCCAACGAGCGAACGTTCCTGTCATGGCTCAACTTCACCGTCATCCTGGGCGCCTTGGCCATTGGAATGCTCAACTTTGGTGATCGCGTGGCCTTCATTTCGGCCTTCCTCTTCACCGGCGTGGCCATGCTGACCATGCTGTATGCGTTGGTGACGTACCATTGGAGAGCAAAGTCAATACGAATGAGGGGTCAGGCCGGGTTCGATGACCGATTTGGCCCGACTTTCCTGGCCATTATTTTGTTGTTGGCCGTCGTGGTGAACTTTGTGCTGCGTATCACGGATCACTcgaacaagcagaagcacaACTAG